gttgctctgcggcatgtgggatcctcccagatcagggcacgaacccgtgtcccctgcattggcaggcagagtctcaaccactgcgccaccagggaagctcttcaGCACATTTTTGACAAACACATTGTGTAACCCACCCCCTTATTAACATATGCAACATTACATCACTCCTAGGAAGTTCCTTTTTACTATTGCCCTGTCAATCCATGTCCATCTTcctattcttatttttatcactataaatagatagttttgcctgtttttgaatttcatataaatggaaccacaCAGTACTGTTTTGTATAAGCCTTctatttctcaatatttttgaggttcattcatgttatgTGTATTAGTAGTTGGTTCCTTTTATTGCAGTATAggatttcattgtatgaatatatcacaattgATCTATTCCATCGGTGGTTGTAGAATTTCTTttaatagagttttaaaataatctagaTTTTGTTATCTAGtaagaaaaagtgaaattttaaactaaaactgACACATCTTGAAATAAATTGGCACTTAGAGCAGATATTACCCCAAGATGCATTTGGTACAGAGAGGGATTAAAGATTTCTAGCTCCACTTGAATTGTGTTTCTCTTGAGAATTTGGACTTAATTACTTAAGGATTTCTTAAGTTATGTTGAAAGAAGTGATATTATGTAGGCTTTATATGAATATTGTAGGCTTTATATGAATTGCAGATTTCAGAGTGATTGTGACAGGTATCCCCAAACCAAGGGTTGTGACTTTGGTAATCAGGAGTActttagtttttcctttcttggaaacatttaaaatgttagcACACTGTAAAATGTAGGTGTTTGTAACTTTCAGTATTACGTAAAGTGAATAATCTAACATGCATTGAGTAACCTTGTATGGAAAAGCTAGTTCTCTAACAATAGTACAGGTAGAGATTTATAAATCAATCTGATGGCAAGTAATTGTCGGGAGGGTATTTTCCAGTGGTTGAGTGAAGAGCATTTTGCTTACCTTTCTGtgtcctttgtcaaaaataaatggaggggcttccctggtggcgcagtggttgagagtctgacggccaatgcaggggacacgggttcgagccctggtctgggaagatcccacatgccgcggagcaactgggcccgtgagccacaactgctgagcctgcgcgtctggagcctgtgctccgcagcgggagaggccgcgatagtgagaggcccgcgcaccgcgatgaagagtggcccccgcttgccgcaactagagaaagccctcgcacagaaacgaagacccaacacagccataaataaataaataaataaatttaaaatgcatttttaaaaaatttaaaataaataaataaataaataaataaattgaggccaataagcatatgaaaagatgtttgacatcataagtcattagggaaatactcatcaaaaccacaaggagataccacttcacacctgctaaaataaaaaagacaacaggtgttggtgagaatgtggagaaactggaaccctacTACTACATTGtggggggaatgtaaaatggtacagcctctttgaaaaacagtttggcattttctaAAAAAGTGAAACATAATTTTAtcgtatgatccagcagttcctcTCCTAGTTAAGATGGCAGGATATTCTAGATTAAGGGAACTGTGAGACTGAAGGAGGAGAGGGGGGCTGCAGGGGAATCATTGAGTAGGTAAGTTTGGCTGTGGTGGATGGAGGTAGATCATGAAGGGCCTAGGATGGTAGGACTTAATTTTGTGAGAAATGAATAGGAATGTACAAAGCAACTTGATGCTGAAAGTTGTGGTAGAGTCTTGTCCAGAGGTTGAAACAAGGGTATGGCCTCTTCCCTTTAGTTTCATGAAAGGTTTATGATGGAGGAGTACGTATCATAACCAGAGCTATGCTTTGAAAAGATAATCTGATTGGGAGAGACCAGTGCCAGGGATGCCTGTTATACCCATAAAAGAGTTCAGGGTCTTCTCAGTAAGAATGGAGAAAGAGTCAGAGGCTGGAGATAAGTACTTAGCGCCCAGTGGAGGAGATTTTGGAAATGAGGAAGGAGGACTCCAAGATGACTGGGTAATGGGAGGATGGTGGTGCTTTCCCCAGAAACAGGGAGCTCCTGAGTAGGCTTGTGAGAAACTGGGTGAATTTTGGATGCACTGAGTGTGAAATGTCAGGGAAACATGGAGGTGGTGGTACCTAGCTGGCAATTGGAAATGAAGGACTTGATCACTGCAAATTGAAACTTGTTTGTAGTCCTGAATCAGAATGGAAGAGCTCGTAAGtttctatcatttaaaaattaaaacatttttgggataattttcttatttctccacccttcttcctcctccccaaagTTAAAAGGTAGAAGGAAAGGGGAAACTTTGGGCCAGTCAattttgaggttaaaaaaaatcatgtttacttttctctcttaaaatttgGAGCAGCTAAAGTAGACTATGAAGAACTCAGTTACTAAACGTGGTAAAACAGTTGAATGTCTCTTAATCAATTGTAGTGGTAGTGATTATGTAAACAGCTAAGAGATTTGATGCTCAGCAAAACCTGTGATTTCCACGTGGTCTACAGTCCACTTATTTTAAGAACAACTTTCAGTTTTCACGTTGCTGTGGGCTGTGTGGGAGGCTCTGCCATCAAGTGCTAATTTTCATGGCTTTGGTTCTGAAATATTCAAGTCTACACTGGTGAAGCTGTAGACTTCCTTAGCTTATttatacattcaacaaatatttactaaatgtgcTCTGTGCCAGTTGCTTTTCTAAGTCTTGGGAAATAAGAACAGTGAACAAAATGTGTCTAAATCCTGACCTCCTGGAGCTTCCATTGCAGTAGGGAGAGATGCAGTATAGAAAGCTGAATATAGTATGTTAGATAGTCAtaggtgctatggagaaaaataaggcagggAAGGCGGGGGAAGAGGTGGTTAGCAGTATGGAGGAGGACATGCAGTTTTAAAAAAGGTGGTAAGGGGATGTCTCACTGAGAAGGCGACATGAGGTGAGGGTGCAAGCCATGTAGATACCTGGAGAAGAGCATTCTAGACAGAGGGAACATGCCTGGTGCTTGGGAGTTTTAAGGGGCTAGTCCAGTAGACTGGGACAGAGAAAGAGGATGATGTAAAGGGCGGGGGCGGTGAGGGGTGCATCTCGTAGGGTTCTGAAAGCCATTTAAGTACATTGAGTTTTGCTCAGGGGGATAGGAGGCCTTTAGGAGGGTTTGAGCTGAGTAGTGACAtcctctgtttttttaaaaaaaatgtatgtatgtatgtatggttgcattggatcttcgttgctgcgcgtgggctttctctagctgtggcaagcgggggcaactcttcgatgcagtgcgtgagcttctcattgtggtggcttctcttgttgcggagtacgggctctagggtgtgcgggcttcagtagttgtggcacatgggctcagtagttgtggcgcatgggcttagttgctccgcggcatgtgggatcttcctggaccagggttagaacctgtctcccctgcattggcaggcggattcttaaccactgcaccaccagggaagttcccgaCATCCTCTGTTTTAACACAATTACTGGTTGCTGCATTAAGAGTAGACTGTAGGGCAGCAAGGATGGAATAAAATCAGGATGACCAGTTAGGAGACTGTTTTAAAAATCCAGGCGTTTGGACCAGAATGTGGATTGGTGAAGAtaggtgagaagtggtcagattctaaATATagtttgaaggtagagccaaaaGGATTTTCAAATGTGTGAGTGAGAGGTATTAAGAACAATTTCAAGGTTTTTGGCCCAAGTACCTGGAAAGATGGCGttatcatttattgagatgaGGAGGGGCATATTTGAGGCTCATAATTCTTCTAAGTTGGGGCAGCCGTAGCCCTGGAAGAGGCCTAGGCAAAGGGATTTGCTCTAGATCCCTTCCTGTAAATATAGCTTCCTGGTCTACTCTTGAGAACACTAGTGCTAGTCTTATCTAGCTGCCTTGAAACACTGGAAACCTTGACTGCTCTTATATTGTTAGGAGGTTTAATGATGGGTAGGGTGAAGTACCTTAGCaccatttggattctttttacCTGTGGGACCGAGACAGCTGATTACTGATGGTGTGGTGTAATAAACATGTGTGGGTTTGAATCCCATCTtacttgtgacttttttttttaacatctttactgctttacttttttttaacatctttactgtcataagtataattgctttacaatggtgggttagtttctgctttataacaaagtgaatcagctatatgtatacatatatccccatatcccctccctcttgcatcttcctcccaccctccctatcccacccctctaggtggtcacacagcactgatctgatctccccgtgcgatgcgtctgcttcccactagctgttttacatttggtagtgtatatatatcagtgctactctcttacttcgtcccagcttacccttccccctccccgtgtcctcaagtccattctctatgtctgcgtctttattcctatcctgcccctaggttcatcagaaccttttttttttttttttagattccatatatatgtgttagcatacggtagttgtttaaaaatatggaacgcttcacgaatttgcgtgtcatccttgcgcaggggccatgctaatctctgtatcgttccagttttagtatatgtgctgctgaagagAGCACACTTATGACATTTCTGAGCTTTGTTTTAATCATCTGTAACATGGGCTGGTAATACTTAATTTATGGGGTTGATGTGAAGAGTAGATTTAGTTATGAAGATTGTGTAGgaacctgaaaaaaaatgtttattataagtGAAAAAAGTAGAATGTGGGGTTTTGCCCTGTGACTATAAAGATTAAAATATGcctatgagggcttccctggtggcgcagtggttgagaatctgcctgctaatgcaggagacacgggttcgagccctggtctgggaagatcccacatgccgcggagcggctgggcccgtgagccacagctgctgagcctgcgcgtctggagcctgtgccccgcagcaggaggggccgcgatagtgaaaggcccgcgcaccgcgatgaagagcggtccccgcaccgcgatgaagagtggcccccacttgccgcaactagagaaagccctcgcacgaaccgaagacccagcacagccaaaaataaataaataaataaataaataaataaataaaaaatgtacgtccaaaaaaaaaaaaatatgcctaTGAAAAGATTGGAGGAGAATATACAATTCATAATAATTGATGGGATAAGATAATGGGATTATAGGTAACTTTAAAATTCGATATTCTAAACTTTTACAGTATTATAAATGGAAATATGGAATTATTTTAAACTGTGTTAAGATGGTTGATAACTCCTGTTTTGAGATGATCTTGTTCAAAAACTTTGCTATAGTTTTGAATCACTTGACAGGTAAACAAATACAAAGCAACTAGGTATAATCCCATCTAAAAATGCTCTCACATTAGTCCTGTCAAAACATGAATTTAATTTCAAACCAGTTTTGGAGTTGCTTGGTAggaagggtttttaaatttttgcattCAAGGGGAAATGATCATaaggagaaaataacaaagaGCTCACAGAATGATAAGGGAGTGTCTAAAATTCTCCAGTTTAAAGAGAGGACTTTTTTATAGCCTTGTTATCTCAGTAGTTGGAGCCCCTGTTCTGTCTCTGACTCCTAAGTCTCTGAGTGTGTTATATTCCAAATGTAGACTAACAGCTTACTAAGCAGACTTTCTCTTCAAATGGATTGTTGATTTTGAGCAGTAGTTGACGGGAGGTATCAGGGGCAGGTAGGTACTTAAATGCCAGGGTTCTGGACTTGAGAGAGGCTTGAGTTCCCACAATTGGCTCTTTTTGTTATGGGGTCTCAGGCAAGTCACCCTCTCTGatccagttttctcctctgtaaaaaaaGGGAAAGGTAACATCTCCCTAGGATTGCTGTAATGATGCGTATGAAATGCTTAACATGATGCTGGGCACATAACAAGAGCTTGGTAGATATTAGCTGCTATTATTCCATAACACTGATATCCATAATGGCAGAGATTGAATGTGTCTTATTCATTATGTATTTTCAGTAtagagtaagtactcagtaaaatatgttgaatgagtgaaagaacagaaaaaaaggctGTGATTCATTCCCATTTATGGGACTGTGTCAGAAGAAATAGAAGCCAAAATTACTTTAATGCCTTTTTGTTGCTCTGTTGATCCCAGTGCCTGCCTGGTGGGAGTAACATTGAGGTTTTCAATATGTGATCTTTAGAATAGGTCTCTTGTCAATTATAGGTAAAGTTAGATATTTTTGAAGAGATCAAGTACAATCTGATAACTCTTATTAATTTGAGCAAAGGATTtcctttttcatctgtaaaaatagaaGAGGCTGAGCTTGAACTTTGCTTTCTaactttaagattttatttttctgagttagaatttaatataaaaggatgtgattttattgatttgtaactCTAAGTTCCTTAGTGTGATCTGTAGGTTATTTTGGAGAATCATTTATCTATCTGCCACTGTAGGTTTACTCCATCAGATAGAAACCCAGAGTTCcctttaggttctttttttttttaagcagctttgttgagatgtaattcacataccatacatttactcatttaaaatgtacaattaaatggtttttagtgtattcacagataatgtgcaaccattaccatgttaattttagagcattttttatcacctcagaaagaaagcTATACCTTTCAGCTATCACCTTCCTCTTCCTTAAcaagccccctgcccccccctcccccatccctaagcaaccactaatttactttctgtctctgtaaatATCCCTATTCTGGGCTTTCAtatatttgtggtcttttgtgactgactgcTTCTACTCAGCGTACTGTTTTTAAGgtttatccatattgtagcatgtatcagcactCCATTTTTCTCCCCCCTTAGGTTCTTTTTaaggctgtgtgtgtgtccttcctttctctgtcaCATGTGGCTGAGGCGGCTGCTGAGCCCCCGAACCTCACTCAGCTtatgtttattgaatgcctgctGTGTACCAGACACTGCTTTAGGCACATGCTACTGCACGCAGTCCTTTCAGTGGTAGACACTCTGTGTACGTAGTACATGTGTATTGTCGTACACATGTCACAATGAGAACGctgagttttccttttttatttttacaatatatgttttttaacttACAGGTTTATTAATGCCAGAAAGTTCAGTTGCTCTGctgtaattgttttgttttctggtccTGAAAGAcagctctcttcccattacaggctCTTCCAGACTGAGATATTTCTTTACTGTGTGTCTGGAAAGTTTCTGAAGTCCACTTCAGGGTTCGAGATTCCATGTTGGTACACCTACTCACCCAGAGGAGAAAAGGCACAGCCAGGTTTCTTTTGAAATTTAACCCAAAGTTCATATAGATGATAAATGTTTTACTGGTTTGATGAGAAGATAGACACAGTGGGTTTATCTGGAAGCTTAGATTGGGCCTTTGTTGTGGTttgcttctccccctccccctcccctcccccaccttaacAGGCAAGAGAGTTCTTGACTGTGTTTGCTCTGGGAATGGGCGCTAGGGTGTTTTGTTGGAAGTTTAGGGACTTTAAACCTAAATGCTTTGTAATGCAGAGTTGGGGACTTGCCTTCTCTCTTGTGTGGTGGAATCACTGCCTCCACTCTTGCGGACAGCCTTCTCCTGGAAAGGCTTGTTCACATGCCCAGACATACTTTCAActtgaccttttccttttttcctgcaGGGATTAAGGCCTGTGGTTTCCACAGAAGCACCGCCTATCATATTTGCCACACCAACTAAACTGAGTTCCAATTCTACTGCATATGATTATGCTGGGAAAAATAAAGTTCCAGAGCTGCAGATGTTTTTCCAGGTGAGAGAAGACACTAGAACAGTGAAGGCTGTGAAGTAAATAGACCTAAAAACCCCTACAAAACGGAGTCTTAATCTAGTTTGCTACTCACTTCCCTGTTTTTCCTTAAATAGAATTCTCTTGATTTTAGTTTAAGCCATAAACTGGTAGAACTTCATGTAGGTAGAAACTGATAAAAGAAGAGAGGGTGATTAATTTCCTCATCAGTATTTAAGGTTATGCagatttttaaattgcatatgtAGCTGTTGATCATCCATTGGATGGAGGAAGCAatagcatatataatatataataacacTGTGAATAATCCAGTATATATTAGGCTTTGTGACACATGAGGTGACTTTTGGCAATAAGTTTTCTTCTAGTTGTTTTTTGCTTGCTTTATATTAAAATTCACTGAACTGTTGGCTAGAAGTGGAGGAGGCTCTGTTGGGTTTGCTGATTAGCAGAGAAGCTAGGATTggacttaaaaatattattaatgttAATCTACCTACAGATAATTGAGAGGTCAGTGACTTGACTATATCTCAGGTATCATGGGAGTGGCAATAGCTGTTACTGCTGTTGCTGGAAGATAGCTTCCCCCTCCTCAAAAATATGTCCAGATTTAGGACCAGCTTGGGGACTTTGGATCAATTTAATCTCTTTTAATCTGATAACTCAGACTTGAGTGGGCATTTGGGGTCTTGAGTTGCCATGGGGAGGGATTTTGGAGACTGTGCAAGATAATGGATTAAACATTTTATGGAGTCTCATTATTAAATAGGGGTTTAGCAGCTTAATAGAAAGAAGGTAGTTGAGTACAAAATGGACATGAACCTGTTAACTGACCTGGTGTGCTTAGACTTTATCCACTAATGATCAGAAGTCAGACTAAATGTAGAGTATTTCTTGTGCCTACAGGTCTTTGATTAGCTGCTGATTacctttgcctttaaaaaaaattcaccagtGCTCCTTTTGTAATTAAGCAATATATGATAAATTCCTTAGAAATTTGGAATTTGTTGCACACATGTTCCTGAAGCTGCATTTTGGAGAATGACTTTGGACTTACAAACTTTAGCTACATTAGTAAGAAATATACTAGTATTTCAGTTAGCATTCTAGTAGATTTGGGCTTTTTCCACTGCAGTGGGTTGATGGATTAGTTATAAAGTAGAGGCATTTGTTCTATATTAGCCTAAATTGTAAAATCTTTTTCTTATCAGCCATATCCTTGATAATTCTTTCTTTCAAGAAATCCGACGGTGTGCCCATCCACCTGAAACGAGGCTTGCCTGACCAAATGCTTTACCGGACAACCATGGCGCTGACTGTGGGAGGGACCATCTACTGCCTGATCGCCCTCTACATGGCATCACAGCCCAGAAACAAATGAGTTAGGCTGCAGAGGACTGGTTTGCTTTTTAGCATAAAtcctttgaattttcatttttcattatttgtaaaattttttttttttttttacttgaatggCCTACTTAACATTcttcaagaaaacagaaattaagacAATATTTTGGTTTGTTATGAAATGCACATGGCCTGGCAGAGCTCATCTGACAGTTAAAACTATTGTTTAAAGAAATGTTGCTGCTCTCTGCATTTGGGCTTCTGATTTCCCTGGAGGTTCTGAATGAAGGTTGCACACAGGCCCATTATGGCAGTCTGTGCTGAGGTCCTTGGGGACTTATGGTGGAGTTTTGAGCTTGGGATGGAGAAGCCCTTTTGGATTTGGATGTGACTGAGGAAGGAAAACAAGCTAAGGCCAGGCACATGAGATGAGAGATTTTGAGTTAGTAGTCACCTTGGGGATTTTTCCATCCTGCAGTAAAATGTTAATAGAAATTATTTGCAGTCTGCCTCTGTTCATTGGGCAGTTTGTTTCGAAGGGTTATTTGCATCATCTCAGATCTTTAGTGAAATTTTATGTGTAATTGTTATGTATTTATTCCACCATGGGAACAGAGAACACCTGTTTAGTGTTGCACTTTAGACCAATGTCTGTTTTATTAATACAGCTGTGACACAAATTCtcctttaccttttaaaaatgttatggctttaaattatgatttattttaattgtggaataaatacatgaatgaaaaaATCTCAAGTTTGAAGTCCTTTTAAATAagctttcaaaataatttcagaacATACCAGAGGCATCTTAAACCCgagtctaatttctttctttttaattagacACCAGATAATCTTTACAAAACGGTTCCTCAAAGTCAAGTAATAGGAGGCGAATGGCATATTGATGATTACCATATGGTTCCTTATAAGAAACTGCCTTACCCCTTAGTGAAATGTGCATGTAACACACAGTTCATTTAGACAGTAATTTCCTGTGCTGTCACAATTGGTAGACTTCACATACCCTGTATTAATGCTGGAAAAAGGTGGAATTGTATTATATAAAGTGGTGGTCTGTATTTTGCCATAGCAAAGAACAGTAACCTCTTACTGAAGATAAAATATGGCATGTGAAAACAGTATCATTCTCACAGGCTAGGAAGCCCTTATTTGTCTGTACAAGTCTAAACTTCCTTGGTATTTCCcccaagtttttattttgaaaaacttcaGAATGCAGAAAGATTGTAAGAATAGAACAATATACACCTGTATGTTCTTCACTTAGATCACCAGTTATCAATATATTGTCCACTTTGCTTTTTCTTGCTCTCTCAAACACAGGCACACATAACGAATGTATatacataatacacacacacacacacacacacatttggttTTTGCTGAATCATTTAAGATTAAGCTATGGAATTGTAATTCAGCCATAAATACTTTAGCCAGTATCTCCTAAAAATAAGGACGTTTAGTTGTCATGTCCCTTTAGTCTCCTTTTATCAAGAAAAGTCCCCACTGTCCTTCATGACATTGACCTATTTGAAGAATTCAGGTAGTGTTTTGTAGAACATCCTTCAATTTGGATTTGTCTTACTGTCTCATGATTGGATTCAGGTTAAGCAGTTTAGTCAGGAATTCTTTGTATATGGTGTGGTGTTCTTATTGTATCAGGTGGCACTTGATACCAGTTTGTCCCATTATTGGAGAGTTGAAGTTGGTTAACTTAATTAAGATGTTGTCTGCCTTGTAAAGAtaccctttcccctttgtaattaataagtaatctGTGGGGTGATATTTGAGACTGGGAATATCATGTCCTCAGTGGTTTTGCACCCAGTGTTAGTGTTCCTTGGTG
This genomic stretch from Balaenoptera acutorostrata chromosome 12, mBalAcu1.1, whole genome shotgun sequence harbors:
- the LOC103017759 gene encoding cytochrome c oxidase subunit 7A-related protein, mitochondrial yields the protein MYYKFSSFTQKLTGAWASDAYSPQGLRPVVSTEAPPIIFATPTKLSSNSTAYDYAGKNKVPELQMFFQKSDGVPIHLKRGLPDQMLYRTTMALTVGGTIYCLIALYMASQPRNK